tctctgtaaaagatcaataaaatatattaaaaaaaaaaaaaaagaaagacaagctTTGCCATATAGTAAATGTTCATATACATTGAGACCTAATTCCGGAATCATTAAATGTATAGTaactgagcatctactgtgtgtcAGATCATTCTAGGAACATTATGTATTATACTaaagtcctggtgcatgaaattcatgcacgggtagggtccctaggcctggttggtgatcagggctgatctgtggggtgactgggcAGGGTGACCAGGgtcccccgctggcacctgccttggcttgcCTAGTGCCACCCACTCACTtgcccctgccaccactgctggtcagggcctgagggctgggggcagctcctgtgtcttCCAcaggtggtcattgcatgtcatagcaaccagtcattctgccagtcattcagctgtttgttcgatttgcatattagggttttattatataggattcctctaAATTTACAATTTAATTATTAACCCATATTGATATCATTAAATTATGTCTTCTTTCAGTTAATATTTGATTCTTCATTCAATTATGTTTATTATGTTTGTTTTGAAACTACTCATTTCAACCTGATTTAttatcccttctttccttccatgttttgtttctatgtaagtgtgtatatatgcatatacctTTGTGAAAAACTCAAAATGTGAACAAAGCAGGTGAAGtccctgctcttttttttttaaatatattttattgatttcttacagagaggaaggtagagggattgagagccagaaacatccatgagagagaaacatggatcagctgcctcctgcacgccccccactggggatgtgcccgcaaccaaggtacatgcccttgaccggaatcgaacccgggaccccttggtctgcaggccgacgctctatccactgagccaaaccggttctggcccctgctcttttttttttttaattgtttaaagtattacaaatagcagagcatatgtctccttttcccctgttgacctccccagcctcccctaccgacccagcacatgccctcacccccatagtgtctgtgtccattggttatgcttctctTTTGATCATGCAGTGAAACAGTGAGGGCAGagaacaatgaaataaatgtgtGCTTAAAATAATTTCCTCAGGATGAATGATATGAAGAAAGCTATTCAGTGTAAAAATTGTCATGGTGTGGGCAGGATGTGTAAAGCATGGTCTGGGGAGGTTTTGCATGTTGGATGAAGACCTGAACCAGGACCAGAGGGTGCCCACTGGGTTTGTCACAAAAGAGATCAAAACCCAAAGCccaagaaataatagaaaaggtGCCacttcagaaaaggaagaaaggagctcATCCTCCCTCAGACCATATAAAAATGAACTGGTCAAATAATTATGAAATCGCTCCAGAAAAAACAAGTCTTCAGTgcttgatatttaaaatatcaagtgTCGGTTTATCCCTTTGCTTTGGGTATACAATATGTAAAGTGACACCATAAATATATCACCTCTTTTGTCTCTTAGACAAGATTCTTCTGTTCTCTTATTATTTTGCTGGGCATCCGGGGAATGTGTTTAGGGTCCAAATGCTGGTGGAACCAAGGAAGATTTTTCTCCCTCACACCTGAGCTTATTAGATCATTTTTAACTCCTCATTTCACTTCACTCTTTTTTCTCTCACTCTGTTTATTCAACAGAATTTTTATACAATTACAACTATTATTTTATGGATTATTCTTTATTAAAGTATGCTTAgcacacaatattatattaacttcagaggtacaacatagtgattcaacatttatatacttaCAATGtggtcaccacaataagtctagtacccatctgtcactgtgcaaagttgttaaaatactattgactatattccttgtGCTTTACACTACTTatacatgatttatttattttataactccaAGTTTGTACCTcatattccccttcaccttttccactcaTTCCTTCACATCCTTTATCACCCATTCCCTCACCCCCATCTGTTTGTTCTGTGTATCTATGTGTTTGCTTTTGTTCTATTTAGGTTGTTTGTTTATTTCGTTTTGTTTaagattctacatgtaagtgaaattatatgatatttgtccatctgcctgacttatttcacttagcataatgctccctagGCCTGTCCCATGTTGTTGCAAGTAgcaaggtttcattctttttattgctgagtaatattttatagTGTATATACAGGGTAGagcaaaagtgggtttatagttgtgagtacacagaacacagagtttatttttgtattattactttttaattattgtattattttctatgtgaacaactgtaaatctacttttgccctactgtgtgtgtgtgtgtgcgtgtgtgtgttggggcgcgcgcacgcgtgtgtgtatgtgtgtacattcattatccattcatttatcagTGGACTCCCAGCAATGCTACTTCtggtatttatctgaaaaaaacaaaatcactaattcaaaaagatatggccaccctatgttcattgcagcattatttacaatagtcaggatataaacaaattttttaaatgtttgtttaaatACACAGCAGAAAAATGGCCATCTCAATATGGAGCCCAAGTTTATTTGTCTGTGGGAGGGATACGAATTGGACTTGCTAGAACCCATTTCTACAGTATACACGTGAATGATCTGGCCAACTTGGGTTATAGCCACACCTTGTCAAATCAGTCTGAGAAAGGCATGGAAATAATATAACCAtgttatagtgtgtgtgtgtgtgtgtgtgtgtgtgtgtgtgtgtgtgtgtgtgtgttttcagtccTCAACACAGGAGAACTAGGGATCATATGTTCTGAGGTAACTCTAACAATACAGAAGCCAGAACTCGATTAAGAGAAGGTACTGAGGAGGGGATCTGTTCCCATCCATGGGGCACGTTTGCAGCAAACTGCAAGAGACAGTGTGAATGAGGAAGTCCCTGTGCCTGAGGTTTCAACACTACCAGAGAGGCCCCAACTTGTCTGACACCGTTTCTGATCCTCTTCCTCAGGCTCATGCACCTCCAACACTGGTTTCCTTTTTTGGCTGAACGTGAAAACAAACATCTTCCTCAGGACCTTTACCCTGGCCATTCCCTCTGCCCAGCACCCACTCTCCCACAGAACCTTGCATCTCCCCCTCTTACTTGAGGTCTCTTTACAAATGACATCTTGTTTGTAGGTCTTGCCTAAATacccatgaaaaataaaacaccctGTTCATTTCTTTATACCTGTTCTCCTTTTCTTCATAACACCTGTCACCATCTGAAATGTCATATATATAgctaatcctcacatgaggatattttttccactgattttgagatagaggagggagacagaaacatccatgtgagagaggcacaccaACTGGCTGCCTTCCACACCCACCCTAACCCACAGCCAGGGATCatctttattattgaattgtAGAAAACTTTGTTCTTCAGCACCCTATACTTACAGCCTGGACAGTGCCAAAAACATGGTCAGCATTCAATATATATTcccaaaatacatgaaaaatgtctatgtattatgtattatgtaGAATACATAATACCTTAAGGAAAAATGATACAAAAGCTTCATATCACAGGTGGCACAGGGGCTTTCCCAAAAGGGGACCAGATTCATAcacaatatattaaaattaattctttctcTACAAATATAAATGTTAGCATTTCAAATATGTAATACAAGTTTTTGTGAATTAGTCATATTATTTCCCTCTTTCCTAGAAGCCACCTCCACCATATGCAACCAGGGAATGGTACACAAATTTCAGAATTTATTCTCCTGGGATTTTCAGAGGACCCAGAACTGCAGCCActcatatttgggcttttcctctccatgtacctgatcactgtgttgggaaacctgctcatcattCTGGCCATCAGCTcggactcccacctccacacgcccatgtacttcttcctctccaacctgtccttggtagacatctgtttcaccaccaccaccatcccaaaGATGCTGGTCAACATCCAAACACAGAGGAAAGCCATCACCTATGCAGGATGCATCAcacagatttattttcttatactcTTTTCAGTGTTGGATGTCTTTCTCCTGACAgtgatggcctatgaccggtttgtggccatctgccaccccctgcactacatggtcatcatgaacccccggctctgtggactgctggttctggCGTGCTGGATCATGAGTGTCCTGAATTCCTTGTTACAATGCTTAATGGCATTGAGGCTGTCCTTCTGTGAAAACTTGGAAATCCCCCACTTTATCTGTGAACTCAACCAGATGATCCAACTTGCCTGTTCTGACACCTTTCTTAATAACATGGTGATGTATTTTGCAGCTGTCCTGCTGGGTGGTGGTCCTTTTGCGGGGATCCTTTACTCATATTCTAAGATAGTGTCCTGCATACGTGGAATGTCATCAGCTCAGGGGAAGTACAAAGCATTTTCTACCTGTGCGTCTCACCTCTCggttgtctccttattttattgTACAACTCTCGGCGTGtacctcagctctgctgctaTCCAGAGCTCACATTCAAGTGAAATAGCCTCAGTGATGTACACCgtggtcacacccatgctgaacccGTTCATCTACAGTCTCAGGAACAAGGACATCAAACAGGCTCTGAAGACATTCTTTGTGAAGGAAACTGCAAACAGGCCAGTTGTCCTAAGACTGAAGACGTACTCCCGATGGCAGAGGTCAAAGTCTCAGAgtcagacacagaagcatggaacagactgtcgaatctcagagagagggcagggtggatgagtgggtgggaagagatcaaccaaagaactcatatgcataacccctggacacagacagtaaggtagtaaaggcctggagcaggggttgggggtgggctagaaggggtcaatgggtgaaaaggggggacatatctaatacattcaacaataaagatttttttaaaaataaaatgcagcttCTGAGTCCCCTCCAGAAGGGCCCAGTAATCTGCATTTACAATGATTTAAAATGATGTATAAACAGGTTGAAAATGTGCACACCTAGATAGTGGATGTCATTGCACAGATTATTAAGTTATTATTAGTTTAAAAACAGGGTGAGATCTGTATTAATGGAAATGCCATGATTTAATGCATTTTGACTTAATTACCAGCATACTAGTATGTCTTCTTAAACTgatattttccatatgaaaataatttatcagCAATGCTCAAATCCATTTATGATTATAGATATAGCTTTGCAAATAAGAGAATTTGAGCTATTCACTCATGTTACAAATTGCTTGAAAGATACGAATAAAGTGTTTCTTTAGATTCAGGAAAAAAAGGCTCAGAATCAGATTCTGTGATGATCTTCAGACTGTGGAAGTAGAGCCTTCTCTTTCTATTCATTTCCTagaatttccatttctttgaCCTTAACTTCTGTATTCGATTTCAGCAACTCACTTTATTaaactttcttctctctcttataTCCCACAGTTTTtccctttgttgtttttttagcttCCCAAATTTATTTCCATCATGGAtcagaaatatttggaaaatccCATTAACGTAATGAGACAACATGgatttttttagaataatttttcctGAGTGACATATATTGTatcaaatgtttttgttttgtttttactaaaagAATCATCCAGACTTATACTTCCCCTATGGGAAAAACTATACTTACTGACCAAGGCAATTTATACAGTTTTGTAAGAGAAGAAAATCTAGATGTCTGCTGTTCACGTTTATGACTGACATTCCTTTGTATATCACTGCCTCAACTGCTGTTCCTGATAATGTAGACTCTGACCTACCAGTGTGTTTAATAGCTGGTCACTGGGTTTTATTCTCCTCATTAGGATCCTGTTCTCTCTCAGCTCAGTGTTCACAATCCCTACCTTACCCACTTGCAAAATTGTTATTAAATCcatgtctcagtggatagagaatcggcctgaggactgaagggtcccaggttcgattctggtcaagggcatatgccttggttgtgggcacatcctcagtagagagtgtgcaggaggcagctgaattgatgtttctctctcatcaatgtttctggctctctatccctctccctttctctctgtaaaaaaaaaaaaaatcaataaaagatatttttaaaataaataaataaataaaaataaatccatgtcTCTAAGAGGACTCTTCACTGAAAGGCAAATTTTAATAAATAGGTTGACCTAATATGACCTTAGAATCACAGATGACTATCgatatgaggaagcaaaatttTAAATCACATATTGTATTACTATGCGCACTATTTCTCCTTCATGCTGTACATCTAGCCACTGGAGTATGAAAGATTGGTGCCCATGTATAAGGGGGTTTATACTTATGGTGAAGAACTGATtggcatttttttatattttattgaaatttctttgtgtttctgCTTGAAAACTTCTGGAGCTGCCCATAATATGACCCCTTTCATTTCTATAAAGGCAATATATCCCCCTTCTAAATTTTGCCATAACCACTGAGTATATCTCCATTATACTCAGGATTCTACCCATCTTTTATGATCAAAGAATGACTCAAGAGAGAGCTTTCATTCCTGTCAGTCATGTGAATCAGAGTCACTAGTTTTCCTGCACATGCCTGTCCTCTAAACCTCTCCTGGTTACAGGAAAATGAACCCCCAGGGAGAGTTTTTAAGTACAAGTGGTCtgtcatagatacagaaaacaaattggcggttgccagaggggagaggagctgggggctgtggctaaaaaggtgaagggattaaaaagtacaaatttgtagttacaaaatTGTTACAAGGTATAAAAtgcagcataaggaatatagccaataatattgtaataagttAGTTACTACCaagtatggtgccaggtgagtattTAAAATACTGGGGGGATCACTTTGTCTGTAAattatgattgtctaaccattatgctgtacctgaactaatgtaaaataatattgaatgtcagctgtaattaaaaaattaaattaaaacaagaaagtACACTAATCATATGCCAGAAAAtgtagaagagaaataaaaaaaattaatattattttcagcattaaaaaaataaattgctctAGAGTATTGAAAGATAAAGTTGTCTGAAATAAACTGAAATGACAGAGTAACCATGAATGCTGTTTTTAAATATGAGAGCAATTGTCAAAATGTTCTTCTGTATACTTAGTGCTAATACATCAACTTTTATACATATGTCTAacgggttttttttaattaaatctttattgttcagattattacatttgttcctcttttttcccccataactcccctccccccagttcccctcccaccctccgccctcactcctcatccataggtgcacgatttttgtccagtctcttcccgcatctcccacactcctttcccccccaagaacagtcagtccattccctttctatgtccctgattctattatactcaccagttcattctgttcatcagattatttattcacttgattcttagatgcgcttgttgatagatgcatgtttgttgttcataatttgtatctttacctttttcttcttcttcctcttcttaaaggatacctttcagcatttcatataatactggtttggtagtgatgaactcctttagcttttccttatctgtgaagctctttatctgaccttctattctgaatgatagctttgctggataaagtaatcttggttgtaggttcttggcattcatcactttgaatatttcttgccattcccttctggcttgcaaagtttctgttgagaaatcagctgacagtcgtatggatattcccttgtaggtaactgagtttctttctcttgctgcttttaagattctcgctttgtcttttgctcttggcattttaattatgatgtgtcttggtgtggtcctctttgggttccttttgtttggggttctctgcgcttcctggacctgtaagtctatttctttcaccaggtgggggaagttttctgtcattatttcttcaaataggttttcaatatcttgctctctctcatcttctggaacccctataatttggatgttggtactcttgaagctgtcccagaggctccttacactatcttcgtattttcggattcttttttcattttgcttttccggttgggtgttttttgtttcttcgcatttcaaatctttgacttgattcttgtgctctcTGGTATGCTGTTGggaatctgtataatattctttatttcagtcagtgtatacttaatttctagttggttctttatcacaacatcgatggtctcactagatttcttgaggatctcactgtATCTATCGGCGGTCTCAcaagtcttttcgagggccttactaaatatattggcggcttctagacagttcttgagagaccttaaaagtgtggttttgaactctatatcctccatttctgtcatttctgtcctgtttctttgtctcctcagtttttatgctttcttggtgcacccccttgtggtctttgtgcgcagtcttgttgtagttaagccttgattgttgtaggtaacactggggggggggggagggatttgacctccaggccaactggctatgagaatcagctgtgtctgcagtgggagaacttctgtcctctagggaggtgctaatctagcctttgcctaaggctatctcgcaaatgcctccgtgcaaggcttgggcagggcgggtcccaggggatcaacagggctggtggagcgagcagttatggctgctctcagtcccgtccccagaggctctgcctcttagagtcccagcaactgctgcaaacctcggagagaaagctgccctcgagttccgaccaatgcctgacagtcccgcttctcccatttgagtctgggtccccagagactcacccggaactggagctcagagcctgagactccctccggattgaaacacaaccacaccctcagccgccagccagctccgcatgcacctccgcacctttgtattttctgcactgcgcctcctttgagtctcggtatgcttttctctttccttctagttgtagaatttcccctcagccagccttcctgtggttctgggtgatgtctgttccatcttttggttgtatttttgaagtggttatgcgaggcagcattctccggtgtttatctatgccgccatcttggtttctcccccctCTAACTTGTTTTTACATCTGTTATCGCTTATTGTTCCTTTTGGCCTTTGTGATTAGATGTTTCTAAACTTTGCATCATCCCCAACCATTATATTCACATTTGACTAAAGATCGCCTTTCCTTCTGCAAGAATACTACTTAAATCCATCTACCTTTACATGAGAAGTTATAACTGAGACTGATTCCACCCCATGTTTAAAAACCTCCTATATTGTATCCTTTTATTTCCAAGTCTTTGAAAATCTACTGGATTCATGAGCCatgttaatatcattaaaatattattttattttcttctataaattATCAGAACCAGCAAAATATTGTCTAAGGAATCCCAACCCCCTGCTTTCCTCCATGTGTCTCAGGTCAAACGGAGGAGTCTCTGACAGAGAAGTCTTACCCTGCATTGTAACAAGGCCACAGATGTGTTTTGCAAGTTTTTGGTTTTTGTATTCATGAAAGGGATCCACACAGTATTCGCTGTCTTGGGAGTGGTTAGTAATAGGTTTATGGGGTCACTCCTTCATATTGTGTCGGTTGTTCATGTGGATTCTGGTTGCTCTGTGGAGTTCACTGGTGCCGAGAGCACAGGATTTGTCCACTCTCCTGCTGAAGAGCATTTGCTCAGCTATTACGTCTCCAGGTGCTGTGGCCACACTGACACATATCTGTGGTGGACACAGGCACACAATTACATTGGGATTGTTTGTGTAGGGAACAGGGTAAGTGCATATATGACTTTAGTAAATGCTGCCAAAGAGTTTTTTCAAATTAAACCAATAAGTAACCAATAACCAAACTGGTTCTATTAACTTACACTTCTACTAGATCTCCATGAACAATCTAATAGCTCCATAGCTTTGGCTGCACTTGAcattgctcttttttattttagagaaagtgatGTGTATATAACAGTGCCTTGTGATTATTATTAGTATTTCCCTGCAGCTAACAGAGGTCAaactttttttcacattttgatAGACCATTTGTTTACCCTCTTTTGTGTAGTGCCTATTCAAGTTTTTTTACACCTTTGTATAATGGGTGTTCAGTATATTTTTGacaaaattctttatatattctggctTAATGTACTTATATGttaaatcactatattgtacacctgaaactaatataactaatattatattttatatcagctatatttaaacaaaaactgtttgtaaataaataatctagcctgactggtgtggctctgttgtttgggcgtcatcccatgcaacaagggttgctggtttgattcccgttcagggcatgtgacctggttgcaggctcgatcccttgtCAAGGTCATGCAGTGGgacaatgtttcactctcacattgatgtttttctctctctccctctcccttcctctctctaaaaatcaataaaaatatttttaaaaataaataatctaaaatgCACAAATGattacatgaaatgtaaatgCTCCAGATATTAATTTTATGACTATATGATGAGTTACTGATTAATGTGCTGGGCATTCTTTTTTtgatgaacatttaaacagtctcaaatattgtttttaagttatttaaaatttggtggtgggagatgggtggagggggcaaagAAGGGGAAATAGAAGACATctttaatactctcaacaatgaaataattatcttttttaaagagcTGTGCATTTTACtgcatataaattttatttcaaaaaatctgtaaacagcccagccagtgtggctcaatggttgagcatcaacccataaaccagaaagtcatgggttcgattcctggtcagagcacatgctggattgtgggctcagtccccagtagggggcaagcaggaggcagccaatcaatgatcctctctcatcattcatgtttctatctctctctccctttcccttcctctctctgaaatcaatctacactaataaaaggcctgtggctgtGAAACTGTAATGCCATCATGACCAAATGAGCAGCGGTTCTCATTGCGGTGGGGCGGGGCGTGAGCTAGAgcggcagagggcagggcagccagctgaGGTAAGCGAGCTACTCatgcacgctgggcctctagtaaaaacatattttcaaaaatctgTAAACAAACCTGAATTCTAGTTAATGATATGCACATGGATGTGattatatattgtatgattccatttatataaaactagaggcccagtgcatgatattcatgcacggggtgttgggggggtggggagggagtccctcagcccagcctgcactctctctaagtccgggacccctcaggtgatgtccagGGCTcacacagtccaggacccctcactccttactgcctgccaccaccgctgcactcgccagccatgaaccagTTGAGCTGCgctcccctatgggagcacactaccaccagggggcagctcctgcattgagcatctgccccttggttgtcagtgtgtgtcatagtaactgtTCGTTTttccgttcagtcaatgtgcatactagtcttttattatataggattctagaaAAACACAAATGCATCTGGAGTGACAAAATTAGACAAATGTCTGCCTCAGGatgaggaggcagggaaggcaggaaggagagacTTCCAAAGACATGAGGAAAGTTTGATGAATGTGAAGACATATTGATAGTGATGGTTTTGTGGTTAAATGCAAGCGTCAAAGCTTATGAAACTGTGCATGTTAAATAGATACAACTTATTACATCCTAtttatacatcaataaagctgttttaaaggaagaagaagagggcCCAATGGTTGATAGTGCTAAATCATGCTTACTGATCAAGGAGGAAGAGAATTTGGTCACATAGTATGGGGATAGATTGTAAAGGGCCACCTTTCATCAAGAGGCGGAATCTTGTCATATCTCTTGATTCTGACTGACCTTATGACTTGGTTTTACGAACAAAATGTGACACATTGCACAAGTTCTGAACCTAAGCTTCAGAGACCTTGCAACTTCTACTTTTGCCTTCTTGAGATTGTACTGCCACGTGAATAAGTCTGAGCTGTTCTGCTGCAGAGACCACGTGGAGGAAAACCAAGGCACCTAGGTAGTAACTTATGCATAACTAGACCTGTGAGTGAGGCCATGCTAGACCCTACAGTTTCAGGTCATCCACCAACTGATGGAAGCCACATGATTGGGCAAGAGAAGATCTACAGAAGAACTTCACAGCTGAGCCCAGATCACATAGCTGAACTCCAGAAAGATTAAGTTCATAattgtttcattatttaaatttggAGGTTGTTTGTTACACAGTTAAGGCTAACTGATATAAGAGGCATTTGAACCTTGAACTCAAACAGTTGGAGGACACCAGAAGCTTGACTGAAGCATGTTGAGAATAGAGAGAGGTTGAGAGACTatgtttagaaaattattttgagaacATTTTCCATGAAAAGTGGTATaaaggaggaaccaagatggaggcataggtaaaaacatgtacttgctgcctctcacaaccacatcaaaactataactataagacaaaacatc
The sequence above is a segment of the Myotis daubentonii chromosome 5, mMyoDau2.1, whole genome shotgun sequence genome. Coding sequences within it:
- the LOC132234149 gene encoding LOW QUALITY PROTEIN: olfactory receptor-like protein OLF4 (The sequence of the model RefSeq protein was modified relative to this genomic sequence to represent the inferred CDS: deleted 1 base in 1 codon); this encodes MQPGNGTQISEFILLGFSEDPELQPLIFGLFLSMYLITVLGNLLIILAISSDSHLHTPMYFFLSNLSLVDICFTTTTIPKMLVNIQTQRKAITYAGCITQIYFLILFSVLDVFLLTVMAYDRFVAICHPLHYMVIMNPRLCGLLVLACWIMSVLNSLLQCLMALRLSFCENLEIPHFICELNQMIQLACSDTFLNNMVMYFAAVLLGGGPFAGILYSYSKIVSCIRGMSSAQGKYKAFSTCASHLSVVSLFYCTTLGVYLSSAAIQSSHSSEIASVMYTVVTPMLNPFIYSLRNKDIKQALKTFFVRKLQTGQLS